ATGCTCGTCTCCAAGTCTTCATTTACTTCAGCTCTCATTGCATAGTATTTGATTTCTGGAGCGTAAAGCAGAGTATGGTCGCTTGCAACTCCTGGAATTACTTTATCCAGCTTTTCAAGACCCTCTATTATGTTTGTAACGACTCTGTGAGGTAGAGCCATAGCTATATCTCCGGGTGTGACATGCTTTAATGTTGGCTCAACATTGCTCTTCCTTATCCTTGCCCATGTGCTCCTCCTCCCTCTCCTTAAGTCTCCTAAACGCTGTAGAATTGGCGTTCCTCCCCCAATCGTCGTTGCCAGCTGGGCAATGCTCTTTCCATAGGCTGTGGTATCCTCAACTGGCTCTGTAAGCTCTATTCTGCTCAGAAAAGCAAAGTTAGTGTTGTTACTCTTTTTGTCCCTCATGGAGTGTCCGTTTACTCCAACATAGCCGTCATAACGCTCTTCAACAACGAAGCCGTAGGGATTTGTGCAGAATGTTCTAACGAAGTCGTCGTATGTGTCCGTGTAAATGTGGAACTTCGGGTCATGGTTTATGCTCGTTATGGGCTCCATCACTATAGCGGGAACTTCAACTCTAACTCCCACATCTATTGGACCGTGTCTGGCTTTTAGTCCAATTTTCTGGGCTACTTCATGGAACCAGTCAGCCCCTCCTCTCCCGGGAGCAACAATTATGTATCTGGCTTTAATTGTGAAGACTCTATTCCCTCTTCTCGCTATGACTTCACCTTGCCTAAATTCTTCAACTTTTGTCCAGAGGATGAACTTCACTCCTTTGCTTTCAAGGTATTCCTTGATTGATTTTAT
This DNA window, taken from Thermococcus sp. M39, encodes the following:
- a CDS encoding NAD(P)/FAD-dependent oxidoreductase, encoding MHMANLGKGYMVSFEEKFDVVIIGAGPAGLFAAYELAEKSNFKIAVIDEGGDIDQRVCPMYELGYCVGCKPCHIMSGVGGAGGLSDGTINLRPDIGGDLTELTHDENYSWQLVWEVDQIFLKHGAPRRLYKGNEEQIREWERRAAQAGVTFIPIIQRHIGSDHTKEVIKSIKEYLESKGVKFILWTKVEEFRQGEVIARRGNRVFTIKARYIIVAPGRGGADWFHEVAQKIGLKARHGPIDVGVRVEVPAIVMEPITSINHDPKFHIYTDTYDDFVRTFCTNPYGFVVEERYDGYVGVNGHSMRDKKSNNTNFAFLSRIELTEPVEDTTAYGKSIAQLATTIGGGTPILQRLGDLRRGRRSTWARIRKSNVEPTLKHVTPGDIAMALPHRVVTNIIEGLEKLDKVIPGVASDHTLLYAPEIKYYAMRAEVNEDLETSIENIFAAGDGAGLSRDIVNAAATGLLAARGILKKEGLYTTKDFKKPGNWKKRIESLES